The Pseudomonadota bacterium genomic sequence CCTACGAAGGGGAAAACATATTCAAACTTGGGCCTGTGTATGGCGACAAAAAGTTTGATCTTCTTTCTTCTGCAGATGTTTACTGCCTTCCCGGCGCGGTTGGCCTAAGCATTGTTGATGCGTTTTATTGCGGCCTGCCGCTGGTCACAGAAGGCGGAGATGAGTCGGCTGAGATCATGTATCTGAAGAATGGCGAGAATGGTTTTGTTGTGCCTCGCGGGGAGATACCGGAGTTAAGAAAGAAGCTGTTACTGCTTCTGGATGATACAGAACTTAGAAGCAAGTTTTCGAGTGCTGCGAAAAGGGAAATCAGCGAAAACGGGAGTATTGAGAAAATGTGCAAAGGGTTCAGAGATGCCCTTGTGCACACAACAAATAATGCCTGATAATTACGTGTAAAATAATTACCACGACTGACACCAAATATTGTCAACAGCACTGGTCCATGATACATTAATTGTTAATGCGAAATAACAATTCACTATTCACTTCAGAAAAGACAGAGCCATTCCCCGGAACAATTCGTTTTCTTGTATTTCTTTTGTTGCTTGTCGGGTTGGGGATAACCCTTTACAGGGAAGCATTATCAGCATTATCTTTTGCTGTGCTTGATCGGCAGGACAGCTCCCATGGTATTTTCGTCCCCGTTATTTCCGCATATTTCCTGTGGCTTAAAAGTAGTAAAATTAAAGGGATACAGCCTGAGACCGCACTGTTTTCCGGTGCGGCGATGCTGATTGCCGGTGTTCTTTTTTTCATCCTCGGGAATATCTGGGGTTTCCAGCTTTCCAACCTATCGTTCCTCTTTATTGTCGGCGCCCTGATCCTGATTCTTTTCGGAAAAGAAATGTTTGTGGAAACATCGTTGCCACTTTTTTTTCTGGCAACCATGATCCCATTGCCAACGGGAATGTATTATCAAATTGCCGATTGGATGCGTTCGATTAACACCTGGGGTTCTGTGGCGGTTACTAAGGCTTTTGGGGTTCCGGTTTACCGGGAGGGGTATGATGTGTTCATCCCGGGTTTACACCTGGTTGTAAACCATGGTTGCAGCGGGATCCGGTATCTGTTGTCTTTTTTTACATTCAGCATTGTTTACGCCGCGTTGTTTAAAACAGGCAACCTGTCGCGGGTGCTTTTGGTCCTTGGCTCAATCCCCCTTTCAATAGCGGCAGGCATCGCCCGGCTTTCCGTAGTTTTTCTCGCAGCCCATTATATCAGTCCCTACTGGGCTGAGCATACCCCCCATGTCGTTTTAAGCTGGGTGGTTTTCGTGGTTTTCCTGTTTGGAACATTTACACTGGATCAGTATCTAATAAGGAGGAGGGCGAAGTGCTGAAATCCTTCGTTCTCGAAACACCACCTTTTTTGTCCTAACTCTGCATCATATTTTTCCGGTACAATTTTTTCACCATTTTTTATTTTCCTTATCAATCAGATGGTTATATCCTGATTGATTTAAGCCAAAAAATGTGTTGACTGTATATCCTGCTGAGTGTTATGGGGGATAATTCAATCATTGGTTATGATGGATTGTCTTCTGAGGGCTAATTAATTTGTATGAATTTTTTGGCCGGTAACTCTTATTCATATTTTAATAGTTGGAGGATTCATTATGTCAGCTTCGAATGTTAGCGCAAGGACTTTCAGTCTATTAGAAAGCAAGTATTACGTCCATAGCGAAGCAAAGTGGGTGGCGGAGATACCTGGTGATTGGGATGAAATACGTAGTTATGAAGAGAGTGGCCGGAACCCACTTGAAGTACGTGCGGACCTCATGCCATACGCATCGGCCGAGAGTAATGCAAAGCAGAATGGTGTGCAGGCGACATTTAACAATAACGAGGCCGGTCCTCTCCCCGGTGATACGAACGCGGTTGCAGAGGCACGCACTACTTTAATTTTCTCACCCAATTTTGCTGGAACCGGGGGAACCATTAATTTCAACTTTAATATATCCACATATTGTTTTTCGGGTGTGACTCTGTCACATGTAGTTACAGGGGCGATACTTTTTAATAAAGTATTCCGAGTTGAGGATTTTAGCAATTCTGGTTCTGAGGAGTTCAATTATGATGGGTGGAGTCAAGGCGAGCAGTATAAATTAGAAATATGGGCTCAAGGGAGTGACTCATTGCCCACGGATGGTTCCGCGAGTTTGAATCATGACATTAGGTTTGCTCGCCCAGCACCCAGCATTTTGACGGTTGAAATACACTAGGCTGGTTCATCTGGTGTCGGCGTCATCAAGACATTTCCTGAGGATATCCGCCAGTTGGACCGCATGGGGTTCTTTCAGGATATTCTTATGAAAGCAATTGATTTCATAGGTAGTTATTCCGCCAGCCGAAAGACCTTCCCAGCCTAAATTGAGATCATCGTTTCGCACATAAGGCTGCCTGCTGGGCCGGATAAGGGTGATGGGCGTGTGAATCACCGGGTGCGGAACATAGCTTCGAAAGGCCTTATGTTGAACCTTCCCCAGTTGTTCCAAATTATAAATGCGGGAGTGTTTGTATTCTCCAAGATTGAATGCACCAGATACATCTTCGGCAATGCTTTCGTAATAATACCTGAAATGCAGGGAGAGCCGGGTGAATCGGTCTCTTATGTAGCGGATTTTTTCCTGCAGGCCAAGAACCGACAGGTTTGAAAATTCGTAATCCAGTCGTTCCTTCCATGAATAATAATTTTTTTGCGCCCAACTGATCCCTGGTTTTATGCCGGTGACATGGGCGGGTGTGGAAGTGCTGATCATTCCCAGGAAGGCGACCTTCTCGCCCACCGCCTCAAGTTGTCTGGTCATTTCAAAGGCAATAAGCCCTCCCAGGCAGAATCCCCCGAGAAAATACGGTCCTGATGGTTGTTTTTTTCTGATATCCTCCAAATAGTGTCGAGCCATTTCCCGGACCGAGGTTCCTTCAATCTGCTCACCGGACAAGCCTCTGGCTTGAATCCCATAGAACGGCTGATCTGTTCCGCAATGTTTGGACAGGGGGTAATATTCCACAATATTGCCGCCCTCGGAGTGGATACAGAAAAATGGCGGCTTCGTGCCGCTGGCCTGAATTTCAACCAGTGATGACCAGGATCTGTCAAAACTTTCCTGCCGGATAACCCGGGCGAGCAGTTCAATGGTCGGGGCGGAAAAAAGCGTGGCCAAGGGGATTCTTAAGCCGAAATCCTCATATATATGAGTGAAAACCCGCACACCGTTTAAGGAGTTGCCGCCGATATCAAAAAAACTGTCATGTATGCCAATGTCCCCATGGCCCAGGACCCGTTGCCAGATTTTTACCAGACCTTGTTCAGGATCATTTCCCGGGGCAACCGGTTTGCTGCTGCGTTGTTCATGGATAATCTGCCGGGAATCTTCCTGGCAGGTCTGGGTATGTGTCCCGGCAGTAATCAGGCCGGCGCGCATTGCTGCGAAGCCCTGGGGAGGGATGGTGGGATCAACCCAATGCCGTTTGCGGTCAAACGGATAGGTGGGCAGCGGTATGCGGGAGCGTTTTTCTCCTTTATAGAAGTTGTTCCAGTCAATGGTGCAGCCTTCAAGCCACAGGCTTCCCAGGGTCTTAAGGATAAACGCCGTGTCTGAAGTATCATCCTTGGGATGACGCATTGCAGACAATACCGGGGGCATCTGCGCAGCATTGAAATGGGATTTTGTCAGGGTGCTTAACACATTTCCCGGGCCGATCTCAAGGAAGATGTAATCGTTTTCAGCGGCTAAATTTTTGATGCCGTCGGAGAACCGGACCGTGTTGCGTAGATGATCAGCCCAGTATTCCGTACGCAAGTCCTGGTCATTGATCCAGGTGCCGGTGAGATTGGAAATGCAGGGGATTGTCGGCGGATTAATGGCAACCTTGTTTACATGGGAGGCGAACTCCACCAGAATGGGATCCATCATCTTCGAGTGAAAAGCATGGGAGGTTGCCAGCTGCCGGGCATCTATCCCCTGGCCGGCAAGGTCCTGCTGAAGTTTTTGTATGGCTTCCGATGTTCCGGACAAGACACAGAATGTTGGTCCGTTGATAACCGCAAGCTCGATCGTATCGTTTACATGGGATTTTGCCTTTTCCTCGGGCAGGGCAACGGTCAACATTGCTCCATGTGGGGTTGTATCCATCAGCCGACCCCGGGTCGCCACCAGGGCAAGGGCCTGATCCAGAGAAAACACCCCGGCTAAGGTTGCGGCAACATATTCGCCGATACTGTGGCCGATGAGCGCTGCAGGCCGGATACCCCAGGACAGAAGCAATTGCGCCAGAGCATATTCAACCGTAAAAAGGGCAGGCTGTGTAAAACGGGTCTGGTTGATGTCGCCGGCTGTACTGTTTTCTGCCGAAAAACCGGGGTACAGAATATCTCGCAGGTCCATATCCATGTGCGACTTGAGGATTTCGGCGCAGGAGTCGACGTGCTCTTGAAAGACCTTTTCGGTTGTATACAGCTCGCGCCCCATGTTGACATATTGGGAGCCCTGGCCGGAAAACATGAAGACGATGGGTTGATCTCTTTTATCCTGATAGCGGC encodes the following:
- a CDS encoding acyltransferase domain-containing protein is translated as RYQDKRDQPIVFMFSGQGSQYVNMGRELYTTEKVFQEHVDSCAEILKSHMDMDLRDILYPGFSAENSTAGDINQTRFTQPALFTVEYALAQLLLSWGIRPAALIGHSIGEYVAATLAGVFSLDQALALVATRGRLMDTTPHGAMLTVALPEEKAKSHVNDTIELAVINGPTFCVLSGTSEAIQKLQQDLAGQGIDARQLATSHAFHSKMMDPILVEFASHVNKVAINPPTIPCISNLTGTWINDQDLRTEYWADHLRNTVRFSDGIKNLAAENDYIFLEIGPGNVLSTLTKSHFNAAQMPPVLSAMRHPKDDTSDTAFILKTLGSLWLEGCTIDWNNFYKGEKRSRIPLPTYPFDRKRHWVDPTIPPQGFAAMRAGLITAGTHTQTCQEDSRQIIHEQRSSKPVAPGNDPEQGLVKIWQRVLGHGDIGIHDSFFDIGGNSLNGVRVFTHIYEDFGLRIPLATLFSAPTIELLARVIRQESFDRSWSSLVEIQASGTKPPFFCIHSEGGNIVEYYPLSKHCGTDQPFYGIQARGLSGEQIEGTSVREMARHYLEDIRKKQPSGPYFLGGFCLGGLIAFEMTRQLEAVGEKVAFLGMISTSTPAHVTGIKPGISWAQKNYYSWKERLDYEFSNLSVLGLQEKIRYIRDRFTRLSLHFRYYYESIAEDVSGAFNLGEYKHSRIYNLEQLGKVQHKAFRSYVPHPVIHTPITLIRPSRQPYVRNDDLNLGWEGLSAGGITTYEINCFHKNILKEPHAVQLADILRKCLDDADTR
- a CDS encoding exosortase/archaeosortase family protein, which codes for MRNNNSLFTSEKTEPFPGTIRFLVFLLLLVGLGITLYREALSALSFAVLDRQDSSHGIFVPVISAYFLWLKSSKIKGIQPETALFSGAAMLIAGVLFFILGNIWGFQLSNLSFLFIVGALILILFGKEMFVETSLPLFFLATMIPLPTGMYYQIADWMRSINTWGSVAVTKAFGVPVYREGYDVFIPGLHLVVNHGCSGIRYLLSFFTFSIVYAALFKTGNLSRVLLVLGSIPLSIAAGIARLSVVFLAAHYISPYWAEHTPHVVLSWVVFVVFLFGTFTLDQYLIRRRAKC